The genomic region ATTGGATACTATCCAAGTTTACACCACGCTTTAGTTGGTTTAAAAAGACAAAAATTAGCAACGGAATTAACCGAATTAACGATTGATGAATATATTGATAAATTACGTAAGTTAGAAGATTGGGTATCAATAAAGGAGAAGTGAAAAATGGGTAAATTATCAAGTGTTTTACAAAAGGCATTTAAAAGTAATGATATTAAAATTAAAACAATTTTGGGAGATTCAAAACCTATTCAAATTGAAATAACTGGTTGTGATGGAAAATTAAAAATAGTTGCACATAAAAGTGATGATGGAGTATCTACACCAGTCTTAACAATGCCACCAATTAAATTAACAGATTTTAGTGAAGTTGCAGATGCAATACAAGAATATTTCAAATGAGGGGAAGATTATATGGAAGAAATTAAATTTTATAAATATAAGAATACTTATCGCATATTAAGAAATAATGAATGGAAAAGAGTTTCTAAAGAGTATTGGGAAGAACAGTATGGAGCTAATTAATTTTGCATTTTGTGTGCCTGTGTTAATGATTTTAATTATCATTGCAAAAAAATAAACGCCACAAAGGCGCTTCCTAAAATCAAATGCATAAATATTATAACATAAGGAAGTGCATAGCGTGGATGGAGCAAAATTAACAGCATTATTTGAATATGATGATGAACAAACTGCTAAAAACGTAAATAATTTTTTTAAGGCTTTTAAGAGAATTAGTCGAATGGCTGGGGAAGATCCATCGGCGCTCAAATCTCCAGTTATTACAGATACGCCTGTTAGTCATGATGGTGGAAACCATAATGAAGATAAATTAGTAGAACATATAAATGCAACAGATTTAGCACCGAAGATTATGAGTGATGTCAGATTTGCATTAAATCATATTTCTCAACGTTCAAAAATGATTATTCTGGGTGTATATGTAGATGAATTATCACAAGTAATAATGGCAGAAAAATTACAATGCTGTAAAAGCTCATATAAAATTTATAAGAAAGTAGCATTGAATGAGTTTGCAGATTCTCTTAGTTCTAAGAAAACAATATTACAATTAGATTTGCATAAAGAAAATGGAAAGGAACTAGTCTAAAATTAGTTCCTTTTTTATAATATAATTAATTTTTATTTTAGGAGTGGTATAAATTGAAGTGGTGGGATTGGAATTTTGTATTTAATTTCATATCTATGTTAGCATCTATTGGGACTGCTGGTACTTTTATAATTTTGCTTAAAAAGCGAAGATCTAAAAGAAAAGAGAATGAAAGGAAAAGAGCAAATGCTTTGAGAGACTTGAAAAAATGTGACAATAACTTAGATGGTGTACTAAATTTATTAGCAAATAAAAATAAATTTGAAATGTTCAAAGGAAAATGTACAATATCTAAGGAAGAAATAGATAACCTTTTATCTGAATTAGCAATAGTTGCAGGATATAAAGTTATTGATGATGAAATTCGCAGTGCTTTGTATCAATATATAAATAAGGTTCATGTTATTTATCTTTCTGTTAATAATAACATGTTAACAGAACGTCAAAGTTTAGAAATTGATCATAATTTACATGAAATTAAAGAATACATAAATTTAGCGATTAATAATTTATAAAAGTAATTAATTTATTAAAAATAGATCTCCATAAGAATGATAAAGAATTAGTATTTTGCTAGTTTTTTCGTTTTGTACAAAATAAGATACAAAAATATGTACAAAATCATAAAAAGGATATATAATTAATTATGTCATGAAGATCAAAGGAGTAATTTTTGAAAATGGAAAATGTAATTGCAACAAGTTCAAACGAATTTCGTAAGAACTTTAAAAAATATTCAGACGATGTTGTTGATTACCAAGATGCCGTAATTGTAACTCGTCCTAAAAATAGAAACGTAGTCGTTATTTCAGAAGATGAATACAATTCTTTACGAGAAACAGCATATTTATTAGAAAATAAAGAAAATCGTGAATTTTTACGTGA from Ligilactobacillus cholophilus harbors:
- a CDS encoding ArpU family phage packaging/lysis transcriptional regulator, which encodes MDGAKLTALFEYDDEQTAKNVNNFFKAFKRISRMAGEDPSALKSPVITDTPVSHDGGNHNEDKLVEHINATDLAPKIMSDVRFALNHISQRSKMIILGVYVDELSQVIMAEKLQCCKSSYKIYKKVALNEFADSLSSKKTILQLDLHKENGKELV
- a CDS encoding type II toxin-antitoxin system Phd/YefM family antitoxin, producing the protein MENVIATSSNEFRKNFKKYSDDVVDYQDAVIVTRPKNRNVVVISEDEYNSLRETAYLLENKENREFLRESMSQLKEGDVKVLTPDDWENLKNEE